One part of the Anopheles coustani chromosome 2, idAnoCousDA_361_x.2, whole genome shotgun sequence genome encodes these proteins:
- the LOC131266455 gene encoding phospholipid-transporting ATPase ABCA3-like: protein MASTSRWNKFVLLLWKNWIIQKRHYIQTLFEILIPVLCCAMLIIVRGLVDPEQVLEPTIFERLSIGSLTSLDTLFPPVTSTIAYSPQNDVLQAFLKEAIEQEIRGIRQITIEPVVNAREMESLLMQRNFIGGIEFPDSYANSTELPQSLQFAVRLPSELRFTGWTFGNWRTNFMIVPFVQGLRNANQSDGGSPNYLREGFLALQAAISRTFIRRQQAGYTPPDVALSRFPYPPYYEDMVLVAMERLLPMIILISFFYTCINTVKFITIEKEKQLKEAMKIMGLPNWLHWTAWFVRCLILLLITISLLVFLISANLTSNTELSVIEYADWSVLWFFFLTYILVTICFCFMMSVFFNKANTAAGIAGLMWFLFAIPFNVAVQNYDEMALGTKIVSSLLSNTAMSFGIMNIIRLEGNQEGLQWSNLFSSPTMGDDFSVGLVIILFLVDALLYLAIALYFEQVMPGEFGVAKPWNFLFTRAFWKRNRIEDGSVGEAYKSDPSPYFEQEPDIDRVGVRIVNLRKVYGKKVAVEGLNLNMYDGQITVLLGHNGAGKTTTMSMLTGMFSPTSGTALVNGYDIRKDIEGVRFSLGLCPQHNVLFNELTVAEHLKFFAQLKGIPREKTEAEIDKYVNLLELSDKRHAQSHTLSGGMKRKLGVGIALCGGSRVVLLDEPTSGMDPSARRALWDLIQKEKADRTVILSTHFMDEADVLGDRIAIMAEGNLRAIGSPFFLKKNLGAGYRLICVKEPHCERQRVLGILRRYIPDVRIETDIGTELSFVLREDYLKVFQPMLEELEDQMGACGISSYGISLTTMEEVFLRAGSDSHTTEQSQAKEENGYIDIDSNEDNYSLEGLPLLDGSKRLFQQIYAQFYKKCLTTVRSWITLTLQFAIPVLFVLMSYLIYLNSSAGRELPELPMNFDRYTASITVLEVSDPGAQQVGEMFKERFRNEPPVHRLDVIEEDMITSILNTTSQDIATFNSRYWVGATIGSSECTAWFNNKAYHSAPLAVHLIYKALLQSVCPTCQLEVSNKPLPYRLDTQLQRLETGANAGFQLAFNTGFAMAFVSALFILFYIKERTTRAKLLQFVSGVNVALFWSISFLWDYLVFVVSSLFYIVTLAIIQQDGWSSFDQLGRAFLVLLFYSFASLPVTYLFAYMFHVPATGFVKMMLLNVLSGTIFFTAVSLLRFDGIDLENVANILEWFFMFFPSFVLTQSMNALNMVGGREALCDRACEQITLCTQELKCLLVPECCGTSAFTFDQLTGINRSLLFFFGIGVVAFSAILIIDYRLFKKFFSRKTVSVVVSDDRQVDEQDSDVMDEKRRVASCSDVELSSYNLVLKDLSKSYGKFVAVNKLSVGVRHSECFGLLGINGAGKTSTFKMMTGDENITSGDAWVNGINLRTDMNRVHQHIGYCPQFDALLEELTGRETLYIYALMRGVRRSEINGVSLTLAEELNFGKHLDKRTKAYSGGNKRKLSTALALMGNPSVVYLDEPTTGMDPGAKRQFWNVICKVRNSGKSIVLTSHSMEECEALCTRLAIMVNGEFKCLGSTQHLKNKFSEGFLLTVKTKRHQPDAAEQVKSFVTSRFEGSVLREEYQDSLTFHIARTDQKWSAMFGLMESAKVQLGIEDYALGQTTLEQVFLFFTKYQRNAD, encoded by the exons ATGGCGTCCACTTCACGGTGGAATAAGTTTGTGCTGCTCCTGTGGAAGAACTGGATCATCCAGAAGCGGCACTACATACAGACGCTGTTCGAAATCCTGATACCGGTGCTGTGCTGCGCGATGCTGATTATCGTACGCGGGTTGGTCGACCCGGAACAAGTGCTAGAACCGACCATTTTCGAGAGGCTGTCCATCGGTTCACTAACCAGTCTTGACACAT TGTTCCCTCCGGTGACATCCACCATTGCCTACTCGCCCCAGAATGATGTTCTGCAAGCGTTCCTCAAGGAAGCTATCGAGCAGGAGATCCGAGGCATCCGCCAGATAACGATCGAGCCGGTTGTAAACGCTCGGGAAATGGAAAGTTTGCTGATGCAACGCAACTTCATCGGTGGAATAGAGTTTCCCGACAGCTATGCG AACAGTACCGAACTGCCCCAAAGTCTCCAGTTTGCGGTGCGCCTTCCCAGTGAGCTCCGTTTTACCGGGTGGACCTTCGGCAACTGGCGCACAAACTTCATGATCGTTCCGTTCGTGCAGGGTCTACGGAACGCGAACCAGTCCGACGGTGGCAGTCCAAACTATCTGCGCGAAGGATTTCTCGCCCTGCAGGCCGCCATATCACGCACCTTCATTCGGCGACAGCAGGCCGGCTATACGCCACCCGACGTTGCGCTCAGT CGCTTCCCGTATCCACCGTACTATGAAGATATGGTCCTGGTGGCGATGGAGCGTCTCCTGCCGATGATCATTCTGATCTCATTTTTCTACACCTGCATCAACACGGTCAAGTTCATCACGATCGAGAAGGAGAAGCAACTGAAGGAAGCGATGAAGATCATGGGTCTCCCGAACTGGCTCCACTGGACGGCGTGGTTCGTGCGGTGTTTGATACTCTTGCTGATTACCATTTCCCTGCTGGTGTTCCTTATAAGT gcaaacttaacCTCCAACACCGAGCTGTCTGTGATTGAGTACGCCGACTGGTCGGTGCTGTGGTTCTTCTTCCTGACGTACATTTTGGTAACGATTTGTTTCTGCTTCATGATGAGTGTGTTTTTCAACAAAG CCAACACTGCCGCCGGAATTGCCGGACTGATGTGGTTCCTTTTTGCCATTCCGTTCAACGTGGCGGTGCAGAACTACGACGAGATGGCTCTCGGCACGAAGATTGTCTCCAGTCTGCTCTCGAACACGGCCATGTCGTTCGGCATCATGAACATCATCCGGCTGGAGGGCAACCAGGAGGGTTTGCAGTGGAGCAACCTGTTCTCTTCGCCCACGATGGGCGACGATTTCAGTGTCGGACTGGTGATTATCCTGTTCCTGGTCGATGCGCTCCTCTACCTGGCCATCGCACTGTACTTCGAGCAGGTAATGCCTGGGGAGTTCGGGGTGGCAAAGCCGTGGAACTTCCTCTTTACGCGCGCCTTCTGGAAGCGTAACCGCATCGAGGACGGTTCCGTCGGGGAGGCGTACAAGAGCGACCCATCGCCTTACTTCGAGCAGGAGCCCGACATTGACCGCGTCGGCGTGCGGATTGTGAATTTGCGCAAGGTGTACGGCAAAAAGGTGGCGGTCGAAGGACTGAACTTGAACATGTACGATGGTCAGATAACGGTCCTGCTCGGGCACAATGGGGCCGGTAAAACGACCACCATGTCCATGCTGACCGGAATGTTCTCGCCAACGTCTGGTACGGCCTTGGTCAACGGGTATGACATCCGGAAGGACATCGAGGGCGTGCGGTTCTCGCTGGGACTCTGTCCGCAGCACAACGTGCTTTTCAACGAGCTGACCGTGGCGGAGCATTTGAAGTTCTTCGCCCAGCTAAAGGGAATCCCCCGGGAGAAGACCGAAGCCGAAATCGATAAGTACGTCAACCTGCTCGAGCTGTCCGATAAGCGGCACGCCCAATCGCACACCCTGTCCGGTGGTATGAAGCGCAAGCTGGGCGTCGGGATTGCACTCTGCGGCGGGTCCCGGGTGGTCCTGCTCGATGAGCCCACGTCCGGCATGGATCCGTCCGCCCGGCGCGCCCTGTGGGATCTGATACAGAAGGAGAAGGCCGACCGGACGGTGATTCTCTCGACGCACTTCATGGACGAGGCGGACGTGCTCGGGGACCGGATCGCCATCATGGCCGAGGGAAACCTGCGCGCCATCGGGTCACCGTTTTTCCTGAAGAAAAACCTTGGCGCCGGCTATCGGTTGATCTGCGTCAAGGAGCCGCACTGTGAGCGGCAGCGGGTGCTGGGTATACTGCGACGCTACATTCCGGACGTGCGCATCGAAACGGACATCGGTACGGAGTTGTCGTTTGTGTTGCGCGAGGACTACCTGAAGGTGTTCCAGCCGATGCTGGAGGAGCTGGAGGACCAGATGGGGGCCTGTGGAATATCCAGCTATGGTATCTCGCTGACCACAATGGAGGAAGTGTTTTTGCG TGCTGGAAGTGATTCGCATACCACCGAACAGTCGCAAGCCAAGGAAGAAAATGGATACATCGATATCGATTCGAATGAAGACAACT ACTCACTGGAAGGGCTCCCACTGCTCGATGGTTCGAAGCGATTGTTTCAGCAAATCTACGCACAGTTTTACAAAAAGTGTCTTACGACCGTTCGGAGCTGGATTACACTCACACTACAGTTTGCAATCCCCGTGCTATTCGTGCTTATGTCGTACCTGATCTATCTTAACTCGTCAGCTGGCAGAGAACTGCCCGAACTGCCAATGAACTTCGATCGGTATACCGCTTCAATTACGGTGCTGGAAGTTAGTGACCCTGGTGCGCAGCAAGTCGGGGAGATGTTTAAAGAACGGTTCCGCAATGAACCACCCGTGCATCGGTTGGACGTAATCGAGGAGGACATGATCACGAGCATTCTCAATACG ACATCCCAGGATATAGCAACGTTTAACTCACGCTACTGGGTCGGAGCAACAATCGGAAGCTCGGAGTGTACGGCTTGGTTTAACAACAAGGCCTACCATAGCGCCCCGCTCGCCGTGCACTTGATCTATAAAGCGCTGCTTCAGTCCGTCTGCCCAACCTGCCAGTTGGAGGTCAGCAACAAACCACTACCGTATCGGTTGGACACGCAACTTCAGCGGCTGGAGACGGGTGCCAATGCCGGCTTCCAGCTCGCGTTCAACACCGGCTTCGCAATGGCGTTCGTGTCGGCCCTGTTCATTCTGTTCTACATCAAGGAGCGCACAACGCGCGCCAAGCTGCTACAGTTCGTGAGCGGTGTGAACGTGGCGCTCTTCTGGTCCATTTCCTTCCTCTGGGACTACCTCGTGTTTGTAGTGTCGTCACTGTTCTACATCGTAACACTTGCGATCATCCAGCAGGACGGTTGGTCCTCGTTTGACCAGCTCGGACGAGCGTTTTTGGTCCTTCTGTTTTACTCGTTTGCCAGCCTGCCGGTGACGTACCTGTTCGCTTACATGTTCCACGTGCCGGCAACCGGGTTTGTGAAGATGATGCTGCTTAACGTGCTGTCCGGGACGATCTTCTTCACCGCGGTGTCGTTGCTACGCTTCGACGGGATCGATCTGGAGAACGTAGCGAACATACTCGAATGGTTCTTCATGTTTTTCCCGAGCTTCGTGCTGACGCAAAGCATGAACGCACTGAACATGGTCGGCGGAAGGGAAGCCTTGTGTGACCGGGCCTGCGAGCAGATCACCCTTTGCACGCAGGAGCTCAAGTGTCTGCTGGTACCCGAATGTTGCGGCACTTCCGCATTCACCTTCGATCAGTTGACGGGCATTAATCGTAGTTTGCTGTTCTTCTTCGGCATCGGTGTGGTCGCTTTCAGCGCCATACTGATCATAGACTACCGGTTGTTCAAGAAGTTTTTCTCCCGCAAGACCGTAAGCGTGGTGGTCAGCGACGACCGGCAGGTGGACGAGCAGGACTCGGATGTGATGGACGAGAAACGTAGGGTTGCATCTTGCAGCGACGTAGAGCTTTCCTCCTACAACCTGGTGCTCAAAGATCTTTCCAAAAGCTACGGAAAGTTTGTGGCGGTCAACAAACTGTCGGTGGGCGTGCGACACTCCGAGTGCTTCGGACTGCTCGGTATCAACGGGGCCGGCAAAACGTCCACCTTTAAGATGATGACCGGTGACGAGAACATCACGTCCGGGGATGCTTGGGTGAATGGAATCAACCTGCGGACGGACATGAACCGTGTGCATCAACACATCGGTTACTGTCCACAGTTCGACGCACTGCTGGAGGAGCTGACCGGTCGGGAGACGCTCTACATCTACGCCCTGATGCGGGGAGTTCGACGCTCGGAAATCAACGGAGTTTCACTAACCCTGGCGGAGGAGTTGAACTTTGGCAAGCATCTCGACAAGCGAACGAAGGCTTACAGTGGAGGCAATAAGAGGAAGTTAAGCACCGCCCTGGCCCTGATGGGCAATCCCTCGGTGGTGTACCTGGACGAACCGACCACTGGGATGGACCCGGGAGCGAAGCGGCAGTTTTGGAACGTGATTTGTAAGGTTAGGAACTCGGGCAAATCGATCGTACTAACGTCGCACAGCATGGAAGAGTGCGAGGCTCTTTGCACACGGCTCGCCATCATGGTGAATGGAGAGTTCAAATGTCTCGGCTCGACACAGCACTTGAAGAACAAATTTTCCGAAGGTTTCCTTCTGACGGTGAAAACGAAACGTCACCAGCCGGATGCGGCGGAGCAGGTGAAATCATTTGTTACAAGCAGATTTGAAGGTTCCGTTTTGAG AGAGGAATACCAAGACTCGCTAACATTCCACATCGCCCGTACCGATCAGAAGTGGTCCGCCATGTTTGGATTGATGGAATCGGCCAAGGTTCAGCTGGGTATCGAAGACTATGCGCTTGGCCAGACGACACTCGAGCAGGTGTTCCTATTTTTCACCAAATATCAACGAAATGCTGACTAG
- the LOC131266454 gene encoding phospholipid-transporting ATPase ABCA3-like, with product MATSNWDKFVLLLWKNWILQKRHYVQTLIEVLIPVLCCSILLLVRGLVDPEYVDRNTVFQPLETDRVTHLGDLAKAQKFDFKLAYSPRNDLLEQIVQEAIRSLNANDPESRMSYVSFDSAREMENFLVESTFLAGVEFDDTLASWPVTSGVPSNITFAVRFPAELRVDEFQFSNWMTNMLVVPFSPRLRNPDDEDGGSPSYYREGFLAIQGAISRAVVSRRLTGANIPTVHVQRYPYPPYYDDAILEALQQLLALIIVISFFYTFINTVKYITIEKERQLKEAMKIMGLSNWLHWSAWFVKCLILLIVSVSLITILLCVPFSSAAIFENSSWTLIWVFFFVFSITTICFAFMVSVFFSKANTAAAISGLLWFVTQLPFNVSQQNYDEMGTGAKLAMCLMSNSGMSLAMLLTVRLEATAAGLRWYNLFEPATIDDGFNVGLVIIMLLVDAVIYLLIALYVEQVMPGEFGIARPWYFPFTKEFWVRKQTPSRDTLFSREDQSAASGSLFIEQDPVGYAGVEIKQLRKVYKGNKAAVDGLNLRMYENQISVLLGHNGAGKTTTMSMLTGVFSPTSGTALINGHDIRTDIEGVRGSLGLCPQHNVLFDEMTVEEHLKFFSRLKGVPSDGVPAEIDRYVKLLELTDKRTAQSQTLSGGMKRKLAVGMALCGGSKVVLLDEPTSGMDPSARRALWNLLQREKQNRTMLLSTHFMDEADVLGDRIAIMAEGKLKALGSPFFLKKTFGVGYRLICVKDASCDRQRLLGILRKYIPDVTIDTDIGSELSVVLKEEYIDVFQRLLEDIEQQMASCGITSYGISLTTMEEVFLKAGSDSFDETGTQTNGTVIETSTQDYALDGIQLLTGKELLVNQVKAQVLKKYLSTIRAWKQLILMFIIPIVFVCITFIITRSISAGLDLPELKITMDSYEKAITVLETTGGNVARIDAFKSMFETHGGLVPIDEDISEYIVRKAKEDIASVNTQYFVGASITSGPTYVGWFNNKAFHTAPLALNLIYNAILQAECSECRLNVINKPLPYRLETQLEKLNTGLNAGFQLAFNTGFAMAFVAAIYIMFYIKERTSRAKLLQFVSGTNVPLFWGLAFVWDYTLFVLNSLVYIATVAIFQEEGWSSFAELGRAFLLLLFFGLAALPVTYLFSFLFTVSATGFVRMMFVNVLSGAIFFTVVNVLKFPGIDLSDVAEGLEWLFMFFPNFILSHGLNNLNQATSTASSCARSCEQLGPLCVAGNMCAVSERCCDLEWFSFGKFGIIRNLLFCLLLCAIGFGLLFAQEYGMLRRVLQRLRRKKPTPMDALSGDDAEQDSDVLEEKRRVQNLGRADLDGHNLLLRDVSKFYGNFQAVNSLSIGIDHSECFGLLGINGAGKTTTFKMMTGDEEISSGDAWIKGISLRTNMNQAHRLIGYCPQFDALLEDLTGRETLRIFALLRGVREKEIKNVSYTLAEELNFAKHLDKPTKAYSGGNKRKLSTALALMGNPSVVYLDEPTTGMDPGAKRQFWDVICKVRNAGKSIVLTSHSMEECEALCTRLAIMVNGEFKCLGSTQHLKNKFSKGFLLTVKVARGDQATQQKRVEGVKDFVMNRFAGAVLKEEYEDSLSFHIPVTDLKWSQMFGLMEGSKRSLEIEDYALGQTSLEQVFLFFTKYQRVTE from the exons ATGGCGACCAGCAATTGGGATAAGTTTGTGCTGCTCCTGTGGAAGAACTGGATCCTCCAGAAGCGCCACTACGTCCAGACGCTGATCGAGGTGCTCATACCGGTTCTGTGCTGCTCGATACTGCTGCTCGTACGAGGCCTGGTCGACCCGGAGTACGTCGACCGTAATACCGTTTTCCAGCCACTGGAAACCGACCGCGTTACGCACCTTGGGGATTTGGCTAAAGCTCAGAAGTTCGACTTTAAGCTAGCCTACTCACCGCGGAATGATCTGCTGGAACAGATCGTACAGGAAGCGATCCGATCGCTCAACGCGAACGATCCGGAGTCGCGTATGAGTTACGTCTCATTCGACAGTGcccgggaaatggaaaatttccTGGTAGAATCAACGTTTCTGGCTGGCGTGGAGTTCGATGACACGCTTGCCTCCTGGCCGGTGACGAGCGGGGTGCCGAGCAACATTACCTTCGCCGTACGCTTTCCGGCTGAATTGCGCGTTGACGAGTTTCAGTTTTCCAACTGGATGACGAATATGCTAGTTGTTCCGTTCTCGCCGCGCTTGCGTAACCCTGACGACGAAGATGGTGGATCCCCGAGTTACTACAGAGAAGGCTTCCTTGCCATCCAGGGTGCAATCTCGCGTGCGGTGGTAAGCCGCCGGCTGACGGGGGCGAACATACCGACGGTGCACGTACAGCGGTATCCATATCCACCGTATTACGACGATGCAATCCTGGAGGCGCTTCAGCAGCTGCTCGCACTTATCATCGTAATATCTTTCTTCTACACCTTCATCAACACGGTTAAGTACATCACGATCGAGAAGGAACGACAGCTGAAAGAGGCCATGAAGATTATGGGCCTATCAAACTGGCTGCACTGGTCCGCGTGGTTCGTGAAGTGTCTTATCTTGCTCATCGTGTCCGTCTCGTTGATTACAATACTGCTCTGT GTTCCCTTCAGCTCGGCGGCCATCTTTGAAAACTCCAGCTGGACGCTGATCTGGGTGTTCTTTTTCGTATTCAGTATTACTACGATCTGCTTTGCTTTCATGGTGAGCGTGTTCTTTAGTAAGGCCAACACGGCTGCCGCTATATCCGGTTTGCTGTGGTTCGTCACGCAGCTTCCGTTCAACGTGAGCCAGCAGAACTACGACGAGATGGGCACGGGAGCCAAGCTGGCCATGTGTCTGATGTCCAACTCCGGTATGTCGCTGGCGATGCTACTCACTGTTCGGCTGGAGGCGACCGCGGCCGGGCTGCGTTGGTATAATCTCTTCGAGCCGGCCACGATTGACGATGGCTTTAACGTGGGTTTGGTGATCATTATGCTGCTGGTGGACGCGGTGATCTACCTGCTGATCGCGCTGTACGTAGAGCAGGTGATGCCCGGAGAGTTCGGTATCGCCCGGCCATGGTATTTCCCGTTCACCAAAGAATTCTGGGTCCGGAAGCAGACGCCGTCGCGTGACACACTGTTCAGCAGGGAGGACCAAAGTGCCGCCAGTGGTTCACTTTTCATCGAGCAGGATCCGGTCGGGTACGCGGGGGTAGAGATCAAGCAGCTGCGCAAGGTGTACAAGGGAAATAAGGCGGCCGTTGATGGCTTGAACTTGCGGATGTATGAGAATCAGATATCGGTACTGCTTGGTCACAACGGTGCCGGCAAAACCACCACCATGTCCATGCTGACCGGTGTCTTCTCGCCGACATCCGGTACCGCACTCATCAATGGGCACGACATTCGCACAGACATCGAGGGGGTACGCGGTTCGCTGGGACTCTGTCCGCAGCACAACGTGCTCTTCGACGAAATGACGGTGGAGGAGCACTTGAAGTTTTTCTCCCGCCTCAAGGGTGTCCCGAGCGATGGAGTCCCGGCGGAGATTGACCGCTATGTGAAGCTTCTTGAGCTGACGGACAAACGGACCGCCCAATCGCAAACGCTATCCGGTGGCATGAAGCGCAAACTGGCTGTCGGGATGGCCCTGTGCGGTGGTTCGAAGGTGGTGTTGCTGGACGAACCCACCTCCGGCATGGATCCATCGGCTCGGCGTGCCCTGTGGAACCTGTTGCAGCGCGAAAAGCAAAACCGCACCATGCTTCTGTCGACGCACTTCATGGATGAGGCGGACGTGCTCGGTGATCGGATTGCGATCATGGCCGAGGGCAAACTAAAAGCCTTAGGATCACCGTTCTTCCTGAAGAAAACGTTCGGCGTTGGGTATCGGTTGATTTGCGTGAAGGACGCCAGCTGCGATCGCCAACGGTTGTTGGGCATCCTGCGAAAGTACATCCCCGATGTGACGATCGATACCGATATTGGGTCGGAGTTGTCGGTGGTGCTGAAGGAGGAATATATAGATGTGTTCCAGCGGCTGCTGGAGGATATCGAGCAGCAGATGGCAAGCTGTGGAATCACTAGCTACGGAATATCGTTGACCACGATGGAAGAAGTCTTTCTCAA GGCCGGCAGCGATAGCTTTGATGAAACGGGAACTCAGACCAATGGCACCGTTATTGAGACCTCCACTCAAGATT ATGCCTTGGATGGAATTCAACTGCTCACCGGCAAGGAGCTTCTGGTCAACCAAGTGAAGGCACAGGTGCTGAAGAAGTACCTCTCGACCATCCGCGCCTGGAAGCAGCTGATCCTAATGTTCATCATTCCGATAGTGTTCGTCTGCATCACCTTCATTATCACGCGCAGCATTTCCGCTGGATTGGATTTGCCAGAGCTGAAAATAACGATGGACTCCTACGAGAAAGCGATAACAGTACTGGAGACGACGGGTGGGAACGTTGCAAGAATCGATGCGTTTAAGAGTATGTTTGAAACGCACGGTGGTTTGGTGCCCATTGACGAAGACATATCCGAGTACATCGTGCGAAAG GCTAAGGAAGATATTGCCTCTGTGAACACACAGTACTTCGTCGGGGCGTCCATCACCAGTGGACCCACATACGTCGGATGGTTCAACAACAAGGCTTTCCATACCGCTCCGTTGGCGTTGAATTTAATCTACAACGCCATTCTACAGGCCGAGTGTTCCGAGTGTCGGCTGAATGTGATAAATAAACCGCTACCGTATCGGTTGGAGACGCAGCTGGAGAAGCTCAACACGGGCTTGAACGCTGGCTTCCAGCTCGCGTTCAACACCGGCTTCGCGATGGCCTTCGTGGCCGCTATTTACATTATGTTCTACATCAAGGAACGCACATCCCGCGCCAAGCTACTGCAGTTTGTCAGTGGCACCAACGTGCCTCTGTTCTGGGGACTGGCCTTCGTCTGGGACTATACCTTGTTCGTGTTGAACAGCCTGGTGTACATCGCGACGGTAGCCATCTTCCAGGAGGAAGGATGGTCCTCGTTCGCCGAACTTGGTCGCGCtttcctgctgttgctgttcttTGGCCTAGCCGCACTGCCCGTGACGTACCTGTTCTCGTTCCTCTTCACCGTGTCGGCCACCGGGTTTGTGCGCATGATGTTCGTAAACGTGCTCTCCGGTGCCATCTTCTTCACCGTGGTCAACGTGCTGAAGTTTCCCGGAATCGACCTAAGCGACGTCGCGGAAGGTCTCGAGTGGCTGTTTATGTTCTTCCCCAATTTCATCCTCAGTCACGGGTTGAACAATCTCAATCAGGCCACCAGCACGGCCAGCTCCTGTGCGCGCTCCTGCGAGCAGCTGGGTCCGTTGTGCGTGGCAGGAAATATGTGTGCCGTTTCGGAGCGTTGTTGCGATCTGGAGTGGTTCTCTTTCGGCAAGTTTGGAATCATTCGGAACCTGCTGTTTTGCTTGTTGTTATGTGCCATCGGCTTTGGATTGCTCTTCGCACAGGAGTATGGAATGTTGCGTCGAGTGCTTCAGCGGTTGCGTCGGAAGAAACCTACCCCGATGGACGCTCTCAGTGGGGATGACGCCGAGCAGGACTCGGACGTGCTGGAGGAAAAGCGTAGAGTGCAGAATCTCGGTCGGGCGGACCTCGACGGGCACAATCTGTTGCTGCGTGACGTGTCTAAGTTCTACGGTAACTTCCAGGCCGTCAACAGTCTATCGATCGGGATCGATCACTCGGAGTGCTTCGGACTGCTCGGTATCAACGGGGCCGGCAAGACGACCACCTTCAAGATGATGACCGGTGATGAGGAGATTTCATCCGGCGATGCTTGGATCAAGGGTATCAGCTTGCGCACGAACATGAATCAGGCGCATCGGCTCATTGGCTACTGTCCACAGTTTGATGCTCTGCTTGAGGATCTGACTGGCCGGGAAACGTTACGCATATTCGCCCTTCTGCGCGGTGTTAGGGAAAAGGAgatcaaaaacgtttcctaCACGCTGGCCGAGGAGTTGAACTTTGCCAAGCATCTGGACAAACCCACCAAGGCGTACAGTGGTGGTAACAAACGAAAACTCAGCACTGCCCTGGCGTTAATGGGCAACCCTTCCGTGGTGTACCTGGACGAACCGACCACCGGTATGGACCCAGGCGCGAAGCGTCAATTCTGGGACGTCATCTGTAAGGTTCGCAACGCGGGAAAATCTATCGTGCTGACGTCGCACAGCATGGAAGAGTGTGAGGCCCTCTGCACCCGGCTAGCCATCATGGTGAACGGAGAGTTCAAGTGTCTCGGCTCGACACAGCACTTGAAGAACAAATTTTCCAAAGGCTTTTTGCTCACGGTCAAAgtagcccggggcgaccaggcAACCCAGCAAAAGCGAGTAGAGGGTGTGAAAGACTTTGTGATGAACCGATTCGCCGGGGCCGTACTAAA AGAGGAGTACGAAGATTCACTGAGCTTCCACATACCGGTGACGGATCTGAAATGGTCACAAATGTTCGGTCTGATGGAAGGCTCGAAACGATCGTTGGAAATTGAGGACTATGCCCTCGGGCAAACGTCGCTTGAGCAGGTGTTCCTGTTCTTTACGAAATATCAACGCGTCACCGAGTGA